The Fibrobacter sp. UWB2 genome window below encodes:
- the ilvN gene encoding acetolactate synthase small subunit, producing the protein MKDIAHSISLLVANRPGVLVRIALVFSRRGYNIDSLVVSPTLDPNFSRMNIIAHGNPEILMQIIKQLEKLVDVVQAKDHTGTDAVEKELALIKVRCTAEQRTEILQLCDHFHANTVDMTMTSMIIQITGNSQKVDTLKSLLQKFEIVEYIRTGKVIMLRGEDKT; encoded by the coding sequence ATGAAAGATATTGCACATTCTATTAGCTTGTTAGTAGCAAACCGCCCGGGCGTGCTCGTGCGTATTGCACTCGTGTTCTCCCGCCGTGGCTACAACATCGATTCTCTCGTCGTCTCCCCCACGCTCGACCCGAACTTCAGCCGCATGAACATCATCGCTCACGGCAATCCCGAAATCTTGATGCAAATCATCAAGCAGCTCGAAAAGCTCGTGGACGTGGTTCAGGCAAAGGACCATACCGGTACGGACGCTGTGGAAAAGGAACTCGCCCTCATCAAGGTTCGTTGCACTGCAGAACAGCGCACCGAAATCTTGCAGCTTTGCGACCATTTCCATGCCAACACGGTAGATATGACGATGACTTCCATGATTATCCAGATTACGGGCAACAGCCAGAAGGTCGATACCCTCAAGAGCTTGTTGCAGAAGTTCGAAATCGTGGAATACATCCGCACGGGCAAGGTCATCATGCTCCGCGGTGAAGACAAGACCTAA
- a CDS encoding radical SAM protein translates to MNLVLCLTEQCNLRCTYCYYKESQADRKTVMDDATLEQAIKIALDRTIFFRQSYLNITFFGGEPLLRRDAIYKGVEFAKAIVDDAMDKGKISKNFKLQFAVNTNGTLFDDEFFDFCEKEHFRIYLSLDGPEHHHDIARRTVNNTGSFKAIEKHIPRFVKLGAVALSTVTRAHVSTLFESVKWLHEQGFQSLTTSVDFDGKWSGEDFDKLALQYQKMADYWRECREKGDKFFLGTIHDKVKIRLINSRYRLYSCHVYNGAIGVATNGNMFPCTRFITSNPDTHYVQGNVFTGFDEAACDKIREFLDNDKKECEGCDIRYRCCAHECACTSYYTTGTIEGVSPEVCTHERMLAEICDTLLEKMA, encoded by the coding sequence ATGAACTTAGTCCTTTGCCTTACAGAGCAATGTAATTTACGTTGTACCTACTGCTATTACAAGGAATCGCAAGCAGACCGCAAAACGGTCATGGACGATGCAACCCTCGAGCAGGCCATCAAAATTGCACTTGACCGCACGATTTTCTTTAGGCAGTCGTACTTGAACATCACGTTCTTTGGAGGGGAGCCGCTTTTGCGAAGAGATGCCATTTATAAAGGTGTCGAATTCGCAAAGGCGATTGTCGATGACGCGATGGACAAAGGCAAAATTTCAAAAAATTTTAAGTTGCAATTTGCGGTCAACACAAACGGCACGCTTTTTGACGATGAATTCTTTGATTTTTGCGAAAAGGAACATTTCCGCATTTATCTTTCCCTTGACGGGCCGGAACACCACCACGACATCGCCCGACGCACCGTCAACAACACGGGAAGCTTCAAGGCCATCGAAAAGCATATTCCGCGATTCGTGAAACTCGGCGCAGTCGCGTTAAGCACAGTCACACGAGCGCACGTCAGCACGCTTTTCGAAAGCGTCAAGTGGCTGCACGAACAGGGATTTCAAAGCCTCACCACAAGCGTCGATTTTGATGGCAAATGGAGCGGCGAAGACTTTGACAAGCTCGCCTTGCAATATCAGAAAATGGCAGATTACTGGAGAGAATGCCGCGAAAAAGGCGACAAGTTCTTCCTCGGCACAATCCACGACAAAGTAAAAATAAGACTTATTAATTCGCGATACAGACTTTATTCGTGCCATGTGTACAATGGAGCAATCGGTGTTGCGACAAACGGGAATATGTTCCCTTGCACACGGTTTATTACTTCTAACCCAGACACCCACTATGTGCAGGGGAACGTCTTTACCGGCTTTGATGAAGCGGCATGCGACAAGATTCGTGAATTTTTGGACAACGACAAAAAAGAATGCGAGGGGTGCGACATCCGCTACCGTTGCTGCGCACACGAGTGCGCCTGCACGAGCTATTACACGACGGGGACAATAGAAGGAGTGTCACCCGAAGTGTGCACACACGAAAGAATGCTCGCAGAAATCTGCGATACATTGCTTGAGAAAATGGCGTAA